A part of Halobacillus shinanisalinarum genomic DNA contains:
- the lgt gene encoding prolipoprotein diacylglyceryl transferase, whose translation MESSIEPLGRVAIEFGPLTIYWYGIIIALGASLGLYITLKESERVGIDKNHFMDLVLYAIPISIVSARIYYVLFKWGYYKNNPSEIIAIWEGGIAIHGALIGAILTTVVYARKKKIPFWKIVDTAAPGLLVGQAIGRWGNFMNQEAHGGPVTRGFLESLSLPDWLINQMYIEGTYYHPTFLYESIWNVAGLVLLLFLRQKVSLKQGELFLSYVIWYSIGRFFIEGMRTDSLMLTSSLRMAQVISILLIIGSLLFWWYRRKFKEPLPEYGE comes from the coding sequence ATGGAATCATCCATTGAACCGTTAGGTCGGGTAGCTATCGAGTTCGGTCCCCTCACTATTTATTGGTACGGGATCATTATCGCACTAGGGGCATCTTTAGGTTTATATATCACCTTAAAGGAAAGTGAACGTGTAGGTATCGATAAGAATCACTTTATGGATTTAGTTCTTTATGCTATTCCGATTTCAATTGTATCTGCAAGAATATATTATGTTTTGTTTAAATGGGGTTACTACAAAAATAACCCCAGTGAAATTATAGCGATTTGGGAAGGGGGTATTGCCATACATGGGGCTCTGATAGGGGCGATCCTCACAACTGTGGTTTACGCAAGAAAGAAGAAAATCCCTTTTTGGAAAATAGTAGATACAGCTGCACCAGGGTTATTAGTCGGACAGGCGATCGGCCGGTGGGGCAACTTCATGAATCAAGAAGCCCATGGTGGACCTGTTACAAGGGGGTTTCTTGAAAGTCTCTCCCTTCCAGATTGGCTTATTAACCAAATGTACATCGAAGGAACCTACTATCACCCAACTTTCTTATATGAATCGATATGGAATGTTGCGGGTCTCGTCCTCTTGCTTTTTCTGCGACAAAAGGTGAGTTTGAAGCAAGGAGAACTTTTTCTTAGTTACGTAATCTGGTATTCAATCGGAAGATTCTTCATAGAAGGGATGCGTACAGACAGTTTAATGTTAACTTCCTCTCTACGGATGGCCCAGGTAATATCAATCTTGCTTATAATAGGTAGTCTTCTTTTTTGGTGGTATCGAAGAAAATTCAAAGAGCCTTTGCCTGAATATGGAGAGTAA
- a CDS encoding cytochrome c biogenesis CcdA family protein: protein MADVNILLAFGAGFLSFISPCCLPLYPAFLSYITGMSVDELKTKNLLTQKQPLLHTLFFLGGFSVIFVAIGFSTSWIGGWFIRYDDLIRQLGAILIIFLGLVTVGIFKPGLFMRDYKVSFKNRPQGYVGSSAVGMAFAAGWTPCTGPILAAVIALGVSSPNQAVIYMISYVLGFAIPFLIMALFIGRLKWIKRHNRKVVKFGGYAMIFMGVFLFFGWMTQLTSFITNEFFGGWTGF from the coding sequence ATGGCTGATGTCAATATATTGTTGGCCTTCGGTGCGGGGTTTTTATCCTTTATCTCCCCCTGTTGCTTGCCTCTGTACCCAGCGTTTTTATCGTACATAACAGGAATGTCGGTTGATGAATTGAAAACTAAAAACCTGTTGACTCAAAAACAGCCCCTCCTACACACATTATTTTTCCTTGGTGGATTCTCGGTTATCTTTGTTGCCATAGGATTTTCTACTTCATGGATTGGAGGATGGTTTATTCGCTATGATGATCTGATCCGGCAATTAGGGGCGATTCTAATTATCTTTTTGGGTCTAGTTACGGTTGGAATCTTTAAGCCAGGACTCTTCATGAGAGATTATAAAGTCTCCTTTAAAAATCGTCCTCAAGGGTATGTTGGGTCAAGTGCTGTAGGAATGGCTTTTGCGGCAGGGTGGACACCATGCACGGGACCTATCCTTGCTGCAGTTATAGCACTTGGTGTGTCATCTCCGAACCAGGCGGTCATCTATATGATTAGCTATGTACTAGGATTTGCTATTCCGTTTCTTATCATGGCACTGTTTATTGGACGTTTAAAGTGGATCAAGAGGCATAATAGAAAAGTTGTGAAATTTGGAGGATATGCCATGATTTTTATGGGGGTCTTTTTATTTTTTGGATGGATGACTCAACTGACTTCATTTATAACTAACGAATTTTTCGGGGGATGGACGGGATTCTGA
- the resA gene encoding thiol-disulfide oxidoreductase ResA, which produces MKNRKKRFIMRVSILSVFALIIGFVLYQNFTKDSGVVNAGDMAPDFNLETLSGETIQLSDYRGQGVFLNVWATYCKPCEKEMPYIENQYKYFKDKGVKVLAVDVGESEVTVRSFVERKGMTFPVLMDHGEQLLDIYGIGPIPVTFLIDENGKVVDRITAGMTEKEIHDYMKRIQPNDWRSSNG; this is translated from the coding sequence GTGAAGAATCGCAAGAAACGATTCATCATGCGTGTTTCGATTTTAAGCGTATTTGCTCTTATAATTGGATTTGTTTTATACCAAAACTTTACAAAGGATTCAGGTGTTGTTAATGCGGGGGACATGGCACCTGACTTTAATTTGGAGACACTCTCTGGAGAAACCATACAATTAAGTGATTATAGAGGACAAGGGGTTTTCTTAAATGTATGGGCTACATACTGTAAACCCTGTGAGAAAGAGATGCCTTATATTGAAAATCAATATAAGTATTTTAAAGATAAAGGTGTAAAAGTGTTGGCCGTGGATGTGGGAGAAAGTGAGGTAACGGTAAGATCATTTGTAGAGCGTAAAGGAATGACATTTCCTGTTCTAATGGACCACGGGGAGCAATTGCTAGATATTTATGGTATTGGCCCTATTCCAGTAACATTTTTGATTGATGAGAATGGGAAAGTCGTTGATCGTATCACTGCTGGGATGACGGAGAAAGAAATCCATGATTATATGAAGAGAATACAGCCAAACGATTGGAGAAGTTCGAATGGCTGA
- a CDS encoding F510_1955 family glycosylhydrolase, with protein MKFLFFAFILITVITGCSQADSSDQGASKEITSPFQGKVEHVHGMGYLDEDTLAFASHTGLKLYQDEKWAQTTSHKNDYMGFNVVDEGFYTSGHPGQESNLPNPIGIQKAAGIDKGLKSLALEGESDFHAMGVGYRNHSIYVLNQRANSLMDLGLYRSFDDGKTWGKLRAENLPENIFQIAVHPDNEQMVSVATKTGIYLSRDAGDTFKLISEEGQGSGLFFTKEKLYYGIYNNEGQSFKAYSLSDGSKQELSLPELEEDALMYVAKPPKQNEKIAIFTVNGSSFVSKDSGQTWTQILEEGETIIN; from the coding sequence ATGAAATTTTTGTTTTTTGCGTTCATTTTAATTACTGTTATAACAGGCTGCAGCCAGGCTGACTCTAGCGATCAAGGGGCCTCTAAGGAGATAACGTCTCCTTTCCAAGGAAAAGTGGAACATGTTCATGGGATGGGATATTTAGATGAGGATACACTTGCCTTTGCTTCTCATACCGGATTAAAACTCTATCAGGATGAGAAGTGGGCCCAAACAACCTCACACAAAAACGATTATATGGGCTTTAATGTGGTTGACGAGGGTTTTTATACTTCTGGTCATCCAGGGCAGGAAAGTAATTTACCGAATCCTATTGGTATCCAAAAGGCAGCAGGTATTGATAAGGGGCTAAAAAGCTTGGCATTAGAAGGTGAAAGTGACTTCCATGCCATGGGTGTAGGTTATAGAAATCATTCGATTTATGTACTAAATCAACGCGCGAACTCACTAATGGATCTAGGACTTTATAGAAGCTTCGATGATGGAAAGACATGGGGGAAATTAAGGGCTGAAAACTTGCCAGAAAACATCTTTCAAATTGCAGTTCATCCGGATAATGAACAGATGGTTTCTGTGGCCACAAAGACTGGAATTTATCTTAGTAGAGACGCGGGAGATACATTTAAGTTGATCTCCGAAGAAGGGCAAGGAAGTGGCTTGTTTTTTACAAAAGAGAAGTTATATTATGGTATCTACAATAATGAGGGACAATCCTTTAAGGCTTATAGCTTGTCCGACGGATCGAAACAAGAGTTGTCACTGCCCGAGCTCGAAGAAGATGCCCTAATGTATGTAGCTAAACCCCCCAAACAGAATGAAAAGATAGCGATTTTCACCGTTAATGGGAGTAGTTTTGTGTCAAAAGATAGTGGTCAAACGTGGACCCAAATTTTAGAAGAAGGGGAAACAATTATAAATTAA
- a CDS encoding toprim domain-containing protein: MVKHVSASQVEIARNVDLIDYLQRKGEPLKREGRYYRHQKHDSLVIKDQMYAWNSREEKGAGVINFAKMFYGMSFPEAVLDLNAQGYKMKTDGQERKSKEPYYYPEQYEVAGKEKAKDYLTKERKIHPKIVEWLDQKDLIAEDKLGNVIFKWKQRGEIVGADRQGTIPMKDGTMFKGIDRNSYGSAGFSIDIGKPNSIYLFESPIDALSYWSIKQARLQNTRLVSMSGLKRQTMIDEIKRLGKEGHTVRHVTFCTDNDKAGYNFAKKYQRVMTENLCSTSLPTSKDWNDELKKRDKLGNAAKESRKDQLGIERG, encoded by the coding sequence ATGGTGAAGCATGTAAGCGCGTCACAAGTGGAAATCGCACGAAATGTAGATTTGATAGACTACTTGCAGCGTAAAGGAGAACCGTTGAAAAGAGAAGGAAGGTATTACCGCCACCAAAAACATGACAGCTTAGTGATTAAAGATCAGATGTATGCCTGGAACTCGCGGGAGGAAAAGGGGGCTGGTGTGATAAACTTTGCCAAAATGTTTTATGGCATGAGTTTTCCAGAAGCTGTGTTAGATTTAAATGCTCAAGGTTATAAAATGAAAACCGATGGACAAGAGAGAAAATCGAAAGAACCCTATTACTATCCCGAGCAGTATGAGGTAGCCGGCAAAGAGAAAGCCAAAGACTATCTCACTAAGGAACGGAAGATCCACCCTAAAATCGTCGAATGGCTTGATCAAAAAGATTTAATTGCAGAAGATAAGCTCGGCAATGTCATATTTAAGTGGAAGCAACGTGGAGAAATCGTTGGTGCTGATCGTCAAGGTACTATCCCGATGAAAGATGGTACTATGTTTAAAGGAATTGATAGAAATAGCTACGGATCAGCTGGCTTTTCAATAGATATTGGAAAGCCGAATTCAATTTACTTATTTGAAAGTCCGATTGATGCTCTATCTTATTGGAGTATTAAGCAAGCAAGGCTTCAAAATACTCGCTTAGTTTCCATGTCTGGCTTAAAACGCCAAACGATGATCGATGAGATCAAACGCTTGGGGAAAGAAGGTCATACGGTTCGTCATGTAACTTTTTGTACTGATAATGATAAAGCTGGTTATAATTTTGCCAAGAAATATCAAAGGGTAATGACGGAAAACTTGTGTAGTACTAGCCTGCCAACATCTAAAGATTGGAATGATGAGCTGAAGAAAAGAGATAAACTAGGAAATGCAGCAAAAGAAAGTCGGAAGGATCAGTTGGGAATAGAACGGGGATAA
- a CDS encoding ImmA/IrrE family metallo-endopeptidase: MAKSKRTYPKKSPEQVQEEINRLTEGMEERISNHFHSPDQLKEYLDFMGKFYRYSPKNTALIDSQFSGAEAVGSFAFWKEKGFPVNKGEQGIKILVPNRLGQQFKNNEGEWKSLQHATKQEKEQVKDGQLDKREGRLVFSIGSVFDVSQTSASQKDLPHIFPNKWIDGKVENYKPLRRGMEAIADKNNIQIVEPYEELGAAKGVSYTGRGEVALNPRNSERQDTKSLLHELTHAKLHTEEKRDHYTKPEKEFQAEMTAYTVASYFNIDTSDYSLDYLHQWTKDHEFKDYEGLLQEVQTTAKEFISTIEDSWEKEQEGDKDMKMTTPSNEKRERNMGQQIQVQENNQEKEKGVFDPLPNPKPYQEMIILVNKESQNVKTVSMESLIDVATLQVEQKEIKPLGDISYPQVKQDELVKKFNQANEKGKGAFVALSPEHQKNPETLPSSMRKAIEGISITSEVFKEADANNVTPEHPSLQRSQPSIEKEPKQEEEKLPSEKLRDMYRRQVSTTERNESPFEPKSEKEKGENELDKQAYKDAYKKELMNFIEPKVGKGLDQEESNDRQERLNQMRVFEKTHSMESVYKLKKESLQELKELPLSEYGQQRLVQVEMTLDQEFSDQKGKNGEKRKGKSVEEKADESKQGSSQPKHKKQRQKVEMER, encoded by the coding sequence ATGGCCAAAAGTAAACGTACCTATCCCAAAAAGTCACCCGAACAGGTTCAAGAGGAGATCAATAGACTGACAGAAGGAATGGAAGAACGTATCTCGAACCACTTTCATTCGCCCGATCAGCTAAAAGAGTATTTGGATTTTATGGGAAAGTTTTACCGGTATTCCCCCAAGAACACCGCGCTTATTGATTCACAGTTTTCTGGTGCTGAAGCTGTTGGCTCGTTTGCCTTTTGGAAAGAAAAAGGGTTCCCCGTTAACAAAGGTGAACAAGGCATTAAAATTCTCGTACCTAATCGATTGGGCCAGCAATTTAAAAACAATGAAGGGGAATGGAAGTCCTTACAACACGCCACCAAACAAGAGAAGGAACAGGTTAAAGACGGTCAACTCGACAAACGAGAGGGCCGTCTTGTTTTTTCTATCGGGAGTGTTTTTGATGTGTCGCAAACGAGTGCATCCCAAAAAGACCTCCCTCACATATTCCCGAACAAATGGATCGATGGAAAGGTCGAAAACTATAAACCGTTGCGTCGAGGTATGGAGGCTATTGCGGATAAGAACAACATTCAAATCGTTGAACCTTATGAAGAGCTAGGGGCTGCCAAAGGAGTGAGTTACACCGGGAGAGGTGAAGTCGCCCTCAACCCTCGGAACTCAGAACGTCAGGATACGAAAAGCCTGTTGCATGAACTCACGCATGCGAAGCTCCACACGGAAGAAAAACGAGATCATTACACCAAGCCGGAAAAGGAATTTCAGGCAGAAATGACAGCCTATACGGTGGCCTCCTATTTCAATATTGATACCAGCGATTATTCCCTAGATTACCTTCATCAGTGGACGAAAGACCATGAGTTTAAGGACTATGAAGGGTTATTGCAGGAAGTTCAAACGACGGCCAAAGAGTTTATTTCAACGATTGAAGATTCATGGGAAAAAGAACAGGAAGGGGATAAAGACATGAAAATGACAACACCGTCCAATGAAAAAAGAGAGCGGAATATGGGCCAACAGATACAGGTGCAGGAAAACAACCAAGAGAAAGAAAAGGGAGTCTTCGATCCACTGCCAAATCCCAAACCTTATCAAGAAATGATCATCCTTGTAAATAAAGAGAGTCAGAATGTTAAAACCGTATCCATGGAAAGTCTTATAGACGTAGCCACACTACAGGTAGAGCAAAAAGAAATCAAACCGTTAGGGGACATCAGTTATCCGCAAGTCAAGCAAGATGAGCTGGTCAAAAAATTTAATCAAGCTAACGAAAAGGGCAAGGGTGCCTTTGTCGCTCTTAGTCCCGAACACCAAAAGAACCCGGAAACATTGCCTTCTTCCATGAGGAAGGCAATTGAAGGCATTTCAATCACTTCTGAAGTATTCAAGGAAGCCGATGCAAACAACGTAACGCCGGAGCACCCTTCTTTACAAAGATCACAACCATCCATCGAAAAAGAACCAAAGCAGGAAGAGGAAAAATTACCATCGGAGAAGCTACGTGACATGTACCGTCGGCAAGTCAGCACAACTGAACGAAACGAGAGCCCTTTTGAACCTAAATCTGAAAAGGAAAAAGGGGAGAATGAACTCGATAAACAAGCCTATAAAGATGCCTATAAAAAAGAGTTGATGAACTTTATTGAACCGAAGGTAGGAAAGGGACTGGATCAAGAGGAAAGCAACGATCGACAAGAACGTCTGAACCAAATGCGTGTCTTTGAAAAGACACATAGCATGGAATCCGTTTATAAACTAAAAAAAGAATCGCTGCAGGAATTAAAAGAGCTGCCGTTATCCGAATATGGTCAACAACGTTTAGTCCAGGTAGAAATGACATTAGATCAGGAATTTAGCGATCAGAAGGGGAAAAACGGAGAAAAGAGGAAAGGCAAGTCTGTAGAAGAAAAAGCAGATGAAAGTAAACAGGGATCTTCCCAACCAAAGCATAAAAAGCAACGGCAAAAAGTTGAAATGGAACGCTAG
- the mobP2 gene encoding MobP2 family relaxase, whose amino-acid sequence MSETVTPGVVLKTKFVTANKKGFQDYVRYVDREEAKGKGETHRSMFSLYNHYMDDPDKTSALFTQQSDHLSVKGKQGIKSLFEQAQKNNSIMWQDVITFNNDWLQKRGVYDPKTHTLDEDALKQVTRKSMKAMMKKEGLEESSVWSAAIHYNTDNIHIHVATVEPHPTRGRGKRKPKTLDAMKSEVVNGLMDRTQERNQINSLIREHMVNSKKENSSMKWRNREMKPLFLEVYNHLPEDKRQWHYGYQTLNPIRPKIDELTSRYLNKYHSKDMRQLHDKLDKEVNELKQTYGDGPKDKKRYQHYKQNKLDDLYKRMGNAFLQEMKAYDRQRIPIHEPGHSYKSVPPGVHLQRSLRRIQRSMGQTYDQFMNDLDHQKLERDIERER is encoded by the coding sequence ATGAGTGAAACTGTAACGCCTGGAGTGGTTTTAAAAACGAAATTCGTGACTGCAAATAAGAAAGGGTTTCAAGATTACGTCCGGTACGTGGACCGTGAAGAGGCCAAAGGAAAGGGGGAAACTCATAGGTCCATGTTTAGTTTATATAATCACTACATGGACGATCCAGATAAAACATCTGCTTTGTTTACTCAACAGTCGGATCATTTATCTGTTAAAGGAAAACAGGGTATTAAATCATTGTTTGAACAGGCTCAAAAAAATAACAGCATTATGTGGCAGGACGTGATTACATTTAATAATGATTGGCTTCAAAAACGAGGTGTTTATGATCCAAAAACTCACACTTTAGATGAAGACGCCTTGAAACAAGTAACACGTAAATCCATGAAGGCCATGATGAAAAAAGAAGGGTTAGAAGAGAGTTCCGTCTGGTCGGCAGCCATTCACTATAATACGGACAACATTCATATTCATGTGGCCACGGTCGAACCCCATCCAACTCGTGGGCGAGGTAAGCGTAAACCGAAAACGTTAGATGCGATGAAGAGTGAAGTCGTGAATGGATTAATGGATCGTACGCAGGAACGCAATCAAATTAACTCTTTGATCCGTGAGCATATGGTGAATTCAAAGAAAGAGAATAGCAGTATGAAATGGAGAAACAGAGAGATGAAGCCTTTGTTCCTGGAAGTGTACAATCATTTGCCTGAAGATAAACGCCAGTGGCACTATGGCTATCAAACATTGAACCCAATACGGCCGAAAATCGATGAGCTAACATCAAGGTACTTAAACAAATATCATTCAAAAGACATGAGACAGCTCCATGACAAATTGGATAAAGAGGTGAATGAATTAAAGCAAACTTATGGGGATGGACCAAAGGATAAAAAACGCTATCAGCATTACAAACAAAACAAGCTGGATGACCTCTATAAACGAATGGGAAATGCGTTCTTACAAGAAATGAAAGCTTATGATAGGCAACGTATTCCTATTCATGAACCAGGTCACTCCTATAAGTCTGTGCCTCCGGGTGTTCATTTACAACGATCTTTGCGAAGGATTCAACGCTCCATGGGTCAAACCTATGATCAGTTTATGAACGACTTGGACCATCAGAAATTGGAACGAGATATTGAAAGAGAAAGGTAG
- a CDS encoding lysozyme family protein, which translates to MPWSLVLGLVPRKVWLGLVGLVMVLFLLQMVLYASAIATLIGFQKSKASEDVQSVDVVNGTAQVSTAVEQYRPLFEKYAAKYGVSDYVELLLAKTMQESGGKLDDVMQASESLGLPPNTIEDPKRSIDVGVQYFADMLEKAGGDVKLALQAYNFGGGFIEYAKEHNHGEYSKELAIEFSQMKYQELKHTGMYSCISPEAAALQACYGDIGYVEAVLRYLKGGVVEGDIQPTGEWVRPIAGTLNQTSNYGMRSDPFNGTSTMHRGIDFACTNAVTPIRSVDHGQVVRVSNGGTGYGNSVIIKHDENLFSHYAHLYSVQVDQGETVQKSEEIGKCGTTGNSTGPHLHFEVLTKNQYRTDVNPAPYIDL; encoded by the coding sequence ATGCCATGGTCGTTAGTGCTGGGGCTTGTCCCGAGAAAAGTGTGGCTAGGGTTGGTTGGATTGGTCATGGTTCTTTTTCTCCTTCAAATGGTCTTATATGCATCGGCTATCGCTACGTTAATCGGCTTTCAAAAGAGTAAGGCTAGTGAAGATGTTCAATCGGTCGATGTGGTGAATGGGACCGCCCAAGTTTCAACTGCCGTGGAACAATACCGTCCATTGTTTGAAAAGTATGCAGCCAAATATGGGGTCTCCGATTACGTGGAGCTGTTGCTGGCCAAGACAATGCAAGAATCTGGTGGGAAGCTTGACGATGTGATGCAGGCCAGCGAATCTCTAGGGTTACCTCCCAATACGATTGAGGACCCCAAACGAAGCATTGATGTCGGGGTTCAATATTTTGCAGATATGTTAGAGAAAGCCGGGGGAGATGTGAAGCTAGCTCTTCAAGCGTACAACTTTGGAGGAGGGTTTATTGAGTACGCCAAGGAACATAACCACGGCGAATATAGCAAGGAATTAGCGATCGAATTTTCTCAGATGAAGTATCAAGAGTTGAAGCATACGGGGATGTATTCATGCATTAGTCCAGAGGCAGCTGCCCTTCAAGCTTGTTACGGCGATATTGGATATGTGGAAGCTGTTCTTCGTTATCTTAAAGGAGGTGTTGTCGAAGGAGATATACAGCCAACGGGAGAGTGGGTACGTCCGATTGCAGGAACCTTAAACCAAACATCTAACTATGGGATGAGGAGTGATCCCTTCAATGGAACATCGACGATGCACCGAGGGATCGACTTTGCCTGTACAAATGCCGTGACCCCTATTCGGAGTGTTGATCATGGTCAAGTGGTCAGAGTAAGCAACGGAGGAACGGGTTACGGAAATAGCGTGATCATTAAACATGACGAGAACTTATTTAGTCACTACGCGCATCTCTATTCTGTACAAGTAGATCAAGGGGAGACCGTTCAAAAAAGTGAAGAAATAGGAAAGTGTGGGACCACCGGAAACTCGACTGGACCCCATCTACACTTTGAAGTATTGACGAAAAATCAATATCGAACGGACGTAAACCCGGCTCCTTATATTGATCTGTAA
- a CDS encoding DUF5592 family protein — protein sequence MHYKIPSEIGSELKINRLFYLTDLLVVLILGGIGFTLRYVVHPSLIWYYAIFWIILMLTWLVRPKSNPKMRMVKALSLAVFRDRLTYCSMDTEEKEKGES from the coding sequence TTGCATTATAAAATTCCTTCTGAAATCGGAAGTGAACTGAAGATCAACCGTCTGTTTTACCTGACAGACTTACTTGTCGTTTTAATTCTGGGAGGGATCGGTTTTACCTTGCGTTATGTCGTCCATCCCTCTTTGATTTGGTATTACGCAATCTTTTGGATCATCTTGATGTTGACATGGCTTGTGCGGCCAAAATCTAACCCGAAAATGCGTATGGTGAAGGCTTTGAGTTTAGCTGTGTTTCGGGATCGCCTTACCTATTGTTCTATGGATACGGAAGAAAAAGAGAAAGGAGAGTCCTAA
- a CDS encoding pLS20_p028 family conjugation system transmembrane protein, giving the protein MSDEELLEKLLQFSEVLHTNNIFSSGLRIMGWGIILFLKMIVDSLEGMVDSVLTLTNFFRSEPVKSFLETIQPVLYILLAFSLAIIGLRLIFNKEKNRAEIPMNIFISIMTISLLTFGMGKVDEFTGDAIDVAQVDTESFTTSDRVMMKYITDIAVYDETGWETSDIEKRHHVSPDNIDKISINETITREFEKANGEQLSSEGKEILMNKVGLESNGEEGLVELGKSSLFDFLPEHYYRWDVEWFTAIVTLGVMAFTMVLISIKVAKLCFELGFNHIVALIMAYADISTGQRLKAIIKNIGSIFASLIMIFLSLRVYMYYTTFIGDHLDGIAYLIALVAGSLAVIDGPNIVQKLFGIDAGLKNAWHVAMGGYLASKTIGPPAKKAVGAVASGGTSAVMHSGAGAAGALAGMAGGKGKGSSQNVESPSPTQGTPGKDFGEKLDQKSGIIQSDKGSEQHSQPALQKSKRGQQLGEASSIPRNQEQQSDHVSGVSTPSIHEEMRDEERKQQSPNDSRTPRLHEEMKQGNRQVAASIESKEPVDQRSSVMPFVEQGQKSQQAIHGDQSKAPTSTDDIPMPNQHRTEQRTMGQYMKDRVKDRFNNNHKVQGAKRTYNLSRNTTENWKHKIQKRERGS; this is encoded by the coding sequence ATGTCGGATGAAGAACTATTAGAGAAACTCCTCCAATTTTCAGAAGTCCTTCATACCAACAACATTTTTAGTTCGGGTCTCCGCATCATGGGATGGGGGATTATACTTTTCCTGAAAATGATTGTAGATAGTCTAGAAGGTATGGTAGATAGTGTGCTGACGTTGACTAATTTCTTTAGGAGTGAACCAGTGAAATCCTTTCTGGAAACGATTCAACCGGTCCTTTATATTTTGTTGGCTTTTTCTTTAGCAATAATCGGGTTGCGTTTGATCTTCAATAAGGAGAAAAATCGGGCGGAGATCCCCATGAACATCTTTATCTCGATCATGACGATATCTCTTTTAACATTTGGGATGGGGAAAGTCGATGAATTTACTGGAGATGCAATCGATGTTGCCCAGGTTGATACAGAGTCTTTTACAACTTCAGATCGGGTGATGATGAAGTATATTACAGACATTGCAGTCTATGATGAAACTGGATGGGAAACATCGGATATAGAAAAACGACATCACGTCAGCCCAGATAACATCGACAAAATTTCTATAAATGAGACGATCACGAGAGAGTTTGAAAAAGCAAATGGTGAACAACTATCATCTGAAGGAAAAGAAATTCTAATGAACAAAGTTGGTTTGGAATCAAACGGCGAAGAGGGTCTAGTTGAGCTAGGCAAAAGTAGTCTATTTGATTTTTTACCCGAACACTATTATCGCTGGGATGTGGAGTGGTTCACCGCGATAGTGACGCTCGGGGTTATGGCTTTTACGATGGTCTTGATTTCGATTAAGGTCGCGAAACTTTGTTTCGAGCTTGGATTTAATCACATCGTGGCGCTTATTATGGCGTATGCTGATATTTCTACCGGTCAACGCCTTAAAGCGATCATTAAAAACATTGGCAGCATTTTTGCATCGCTGATTATGATTTTCTTAAGTTTACGCGTCTATATGTATTACACCACTTTTATCGGTGACCACTTAGATGGTATAGCTTATTTAATTGCCCTTGTGGCAGGGAGTTTGGCTGTAATCGATGGACCAAACATTGTCCAGAAGCTCTTTGGTATTGATGCTGGACTAAAAAATGCCTGGCATGTAGCCATGGGCGGTTACTTGGCATCGAAAACGATTGGTCCACCAGCGAAGAAGGCTGTTGGAGCTGTAGCTAGTGGAGGAACTAGTGCGGTGATGCATTCAGGAGCTGGTGCAGCTGGAGCCCTTGCCGGTATGGCTGGTGGTAAAGGAAAAGGATCTTCTCAGAATGTTGAAAGTCCTAGTCCTACTCAAGGAACACCAGGAAAAGACTTTGGAGAGAAACTTGATCAAAAATCTGGAATTATTCAGTCCGATAAGGGTTCTGAACAACACTCTCAGCCCGCCTTACAGAAAAGCAAACGGGGTCAACAACTAGGTGAAGCTTCTTCTATTCCACGGAATCAAGAGCAACAATCAGATCATGTATCTGGTGTCTCCACACCTTCTATTCATGAAGAAATGCGGGACGAAGAACGAAAGCAACAATCGCCTAATGACAGCCGAACCCCTCGCCTACATGAGGAAATGAAACAAGGCAATCGACAAGTGGCTGCTTCCATAGAATCTAAGGAGCCAGTAGATCAACGCTCAAGCGTGATGCCGTTCGTTGAACAGGGGCAGAAAAGTCAACAAGCAATTCATGGAGATCAATCGAAGGCTCCAACAAGTACAGACGATATTCCCATGCCGAATCAGCATCGCACCGAACAGCGCACTATGGGTCAATATATGAAAGACCGGGTGAAGGACCGATTTAACAACAATCACAAGGTTCAGGGTGCTAAACGCACTTATAACCTATCACGCAATACTACGGAAAACTGGAAACATAAAATCCAAAAACGCGAACGAGGCTCTTAA